The following DNA comes from Papaver somniferum cultivar HN1 chromosome 4, ASM357369v1, whole genome shotgun sequence.
cacaaagtgaaggagaaaggttggtcttagggagggaagcgaagaaggtgttgagatcagaatggttaattctgaaggtgtggctgttttatgacttgtatcagaatttggaactggcttgcgacatgtaagctatcatttctttggtatttttctggatattgtgttgttttttaaccaaaacttgttgcaTGCTGGTTGAAAATAGgttgaacctatttatacaagtcatatgaaCGCACcgtgatctcgtagaaagtgggaatgattgagtgatggagaagtggggtcatgtgtaaatgccagaaaaccaCGTTTCCATCATGAAGgggacgggttagtttacacccacttcttcttgccgccactaattgtcctgctttctgacactttcttataatgggcgtgttgcacgccgcacgctgtaaaccgccagaccaataccctgatgagtatcccccagtttgtgacatgtttgatgtctcgagtgttttcgtgaaaaacgtgtagcaaattgctatgtgtggcaaatcAAAGTCAGGAGCCTTGCCGCAAGAGAATATCatgcgatgctattaggcttgtcttggatggtcgcctaagactttccacaggcctgtTAATTCTGTGGTGAATTTGGACGGCTAAAATTGTGACCCATGAGAAAAGGTgcccattgattatggccacattctgtggGCGTctgataatggcacaatggcgtGGTTGGCATAGTTTGCACATGCcagtggtgcaagtagcgcctggcgtagccatggccgctagatttggCACATTGGTATTAGACCCGTATATGGCTTGGCAGCATtagttctagttgccacatcaatcccaatgctctgggtaatGTGAttaggcttggttggcgtagcaacttcgcctaaattagggtttggcatgctaaaaccctaattagtgagtgtgggcatgcggccgcggcatggtgatgctttttgtgcaaacggcgccatagtcatgccaaaggaactGTAGTAAGGACATTatgtggaaacgaccacaagagcaagagttgctatgagtggctatgatatggcgccattcctaggattttctgggtcccgcatggctcgtggcatgttgtggggaccaaagtggcgtgatttgagccacaactggaaattagggttttggttaatgcgtctaaagcagagtcgtgcttctgactagaaaatcttaatttaagcacatcatggtgttggccacgaacaggaggtaggttaacacgtagggcgctatttacGACACgttggcatgctgccacaaagtggcatgtttggcgtggcggagtggcatgttggcatgccgcttaacttattggcgcaacatggcacgtttggaatgttggcgcggttttggaaagccaattggctttgtgaccatctggcgtagtttcccctttttaacattgtggaaagtttagagcaacttgattaGTTAATATAAGAGTAGACGgccatgggcgtggccacacttctggtgtgtgtgtggcaggtttagagcgacgtGATTGGTCGGGGTCCCGCAAtagcaacatggagcgtggccgGCCACATCCCGACTTTAAAATATGTGTgcggcgcatttagagcgacctgattagtcgatgGGAAAGGGGGATGACAAGAGCAACATGGAGCGTGCCCAACGGCCGTAGGCGTTGCCTGTTAGAGCAGATTGGCCGGATATGTGGCGTGGCCACGCCTCTTTTGTCGTTGCATCTATTTTCCGCAGTTCCTCTTCATTTCTTGTTTTTGTggttttgggtaggattttgaacctactaatccatggcggatcaatttcctagcttgcctaggtttagtctcgactaacaaggtctgatatactacacggggtgtaaaaccctaattttgcaaaggtttagtctcgaccataGTGGAAGTATGCCCGTGGTTGTTTACTCTTCGCATTGAAGATGTCTTTTCCACGTTAATCTTGGTGTTGTGGTGTTTGTCATTATTTTCTTCATATTGGGGATTGCGTATTATTGCTTGTGTAGGTTCCATATTGTGCATAACGTCCCGGATCGGTAATTCCCCAACAAATGGTATCACATTTATATTGGTCGGGATAGGCGTGTGCAATATGGAAATACAGGTATGTCGTGGATTCGAATTTGGAAGTAAGGATAAAGTTAAAAAGAAGCTGCAGGCAATTGGTAGAGAATAAAGCTTGAACTACTCGTGAATATTACAGAGAGACGAATTTGTTCCCAATACAATGTAGAAAGAAGTGTTACATAAGAACAATCACAGTTGCTGAAAAACTGTTACAGATGAACAAAAGCGTGACTGAAGGATGTCACAGTTGTGTAAAAAACGTTATTAATTCACAACAACAGTTAGTCAGAAGCGTAACAAAGGCTACCAATGAACAATCACAGTTTGTGACAGAAGTCTTGTAACGGAAATTGGCAATACCTGGTCTGTGTAACAGTATTAATATGGCGTGGCTGGAAACAGTTTACAATGAAGAATATAAGCTTCTCTTGGTTGTTAGAACAAGGGAAAAGAGTCTAGACTCCTTTGGGGGAGTAACTGAGCCACCATGAGAGTGCTTAGTGATGATTGACAGTGAAACCACCATTAGAATTTCTTTGGTGAAGAGAGTATAATCTCTGTTGAGAAAGAAAAAGAGTTTTGTTATCATATCCTTGTTAGtgaaaacaaaagagaaaagaAGCGTGTGATAAGCCATGTGAAGCTGATGAGATTTGATAAGTAGGGGTAGTTAGTTGAGAATATCCATACAGATGAAAACGATTTTGATATTGATGAAAAAGTCACTACCGAAGTACAATCATGTACATTTCTGCAACAAGGTAGATGCGATGGTGACAGGTACCTCATCATAAATCGTGAAGGTGAGATTATTGTGCCATTCACTCCTTATGATCAACAGTCAAGGCGACCCTTACCAAATTTGGGGGATCTAAATAAAGGAGGTTGAGTTTAGAAAAGGAAACATATATGGTTTACTTGTTCGTGGAAACAAGAAGGATGCGACGATCAAAACAAAGATGTGAGTTTTGTAGCCGTGAAAAACatggagaaaaggaaagagaaaagaagacaaCGACCATATGAGATCGGTTAGTGATGTTTGTgagcttgaagaagaagggttttcTAGAGAAGGACCGGTTTTTGGTTGGTGAAGATTTATCTACCACATCCTACAACTCTTCAAAAGGTTTCTAGGGTTTGTTCAAATCCTAGTAGTAGTAAGTTTCTCATCTAACTTGTTTTGTTATTGGTTAAATCTACCTAATTATTTGTAAAGAATTGGTTATCAAACATTAGCAGTGAGTAGAGAAAGAGGGAATTCTTATCCACGTGCTATATGCACCTTGAAGTCATGTGAAACCCCAGTTTGAGAGAAGTCGTTGTAACCCATTATTTATCATAGTGGAAGTCTGCCCATGGTTGTTTACTCTTCGCATTGAGGAGGCTTTTTCCACGTTAATCTTGGTGTTGTGGTGTTTGTCATTATTTTCGTCATATTGGGTATTGCATATTATTGCTTGTGTAGGTTCCATATTGTGCCTAGCGTCGTGGATCGGTAATTCCCCCAACATGAGGTTAGATAAGTGATGCAACATGCAACAAGATGGAGGTTCTGCCTGGCTCAGTCAACCTTTGTCTTTATAGATGTGTCATGTCATTTTTGTTTTCTTGCCTTTTGGATGCAAGTTCACTACATCAATTACACTGTTCAAATTGGCTATTAACTTAAGAAACATACTTCATTTCTGATATTAGTATTCTAACATTTACATGCCAAAAAGAACAGTTGGAGGACCTTTGTCTACAAATCCGGGTTATTGAAATCATttgttctttaatttttttttctacctCATTGATGTTAAACCCttagtgggaatgttataaatacaCTCTAATTTGGTCGAAGTTACACAAATACCCCCGAGGGgcaaacaataattttttttctgGAGTCAACTTAAAAAAGTTGCTTCAAATTGCTTCAAATTTTGGAGCCAACTTGAGAAAGTTTCTTTCACTTTTGGAAGCAACTTAGGCTAGTTTCTTTcactttttggaagcaacttatGATAGTTGCTTCCAGTAACGGGTATTTTTTAAAGTTGAATAAGAGTATATTTTAAAGATTTTGTGGTTGGATTCGAGCGGGTAACAACCAGGTTATAAgaggaaacctgttttgaggcatacttttTCTTTTTATGCATACCTAATGGTACAAAATAGGGTCAATTGATAAAAAAAACATCATCACCACTTATCCACCATTTtttataatggcataactacccttacttAATTAGAGTTGATGATTACGATTGtatttaatgattatgattaattAGTAATGTTAATGATTTATTAAAGTTAAGTTATTACTTTTTTATTAGTAGAGAAATCAGATCTTTGTGAGAGAGTTAGgttttttgagaggaagaagaagtgaaaaaaatctAGATTTTTGAGATTATTGAAAATTCAATATGGGTGATTCAAATGATGAAGGAGAATCTTCACCTCGTAAACATAATATAATACATAGGTATgtttaatgtcctttttataGGTTGAATTCCTCAAAAAACTGATTTTTCACATGCAAGTTGGTCGAACCAGAGAGAGGTTCGTTTGGTAACTTGTATGATACATAGATGAACAGTTTGGCTCATTCGAAAAATAATACTTGTTGGCCGAACTTCTATCTTGAGTAAAAACACAAGTTAAAGGTTCGACATATAAACTAAATAACGAATCAGCCGAACCATTTTTAAATAACAAGTTTTGCATATAAACTAAATAATCAGCCGAACATTACATATATAGACACCTAGGAAATTAGTCATAAGGTTCGGCtaataaatcaaattttcaaATCAGCCGAACCTGGCAAAAATACATCTTGTACCTTGTTGTATGGTTCAGCTATATTTTCATATTATCTAATCAACCGAACTTGCAGTTCGCTAAATATATTAAACTAGGTTTGGCTGATAATTGAGATAAACATATAATCCGAAATGTTCGTTAGCACTTTCAGGGTGACGAACAAAGAGAAGTTCGGCTGCTAATTCGTCTCAATTATATGCCGAACTTCGCTCTGTAACCGCAAAAAAACTAGGATTTTTTTAATGATTAAACCTATTCTATtaatcaaaaacaacaaaataagaaTCGGGTTTATAAAAATATCTTCTAATGCTCATTTCAAGAGTCGGTTCTTCACTCGGTTGAATTTCTGATTGTATTTTAGTTTCAACacctcaacttcttcttgttcttcgatTGACATATTAGGGCAACTCCTATGATATGGAGTTCAAATCATCCATAACTCAAGGAGTATCAGTATATTTATGGTCCCTCTGAAATAAGTGGAGCCAAGTCGTACTATGGGTGAAAAGTATATAAAGATAATCCATCCGACCAAAAAGTGGCCGGATTCAAAATTTTGGAATTAGTAACGCTTATAAATGTTGCTTATCCACAAAATCTTAGCTTAATTTAGCAACATTTATATCCTAAATGCAActgtttagaaaataaaaaactcCATCCGGTCAGTTTGTGACCGGaagagaataaataaataaatatatatatatatatatatatccggaCATTAAGTTTCCGGATGAGGTATCCGGTCATCCACCAAACAGATGGCCTCTCCACGACCACCCCCTCAAATTTGAGGGGTACCTAATGGAGTTGATAGTTTTGTGGACTCTTTAAAACACCACAATAGCCTTTTTTGGTCCATATCTTGTGGATCATCCTAGACTTATGGATGAATTTACTTCTCATAGGAGTTGTCCttagaagaagaatttaaacGCCTACCTAATGCTTGTTTTCTTTGTGCGAGTCATTTTATATCTATGTTCAATAGACGATCAAATTTTCATGAATCGATGATTAATTGTAACCATTAAAAAATgtcgattttgattttttttattttaaagctagagaagaagagaagatgtttaagtttaaaggtgattttgatttttaattttagattTTTAAGGATAAGGACACTTTAGTAATTTAAATCATTAGGATATATAGGTAACTGCATTaccctttagacaccccttataatccAACCCTAGATGGGATAATGAATAAGTATGCTTCAAAGCAGGTTTCTGTAAGAGTGCCAATTGAGCTTCCATTACGATATTACTGGGCTACGATTGGATAATGTTCTCGACTGGCCCAGGGAAAATGAAGGTACGCATTGCCATATTTAGTTTTTTTCACACTTTTTCACTTTGAGTTTGGTGAAGAGAGCAAGGCGAGTGAGACTTGTTTTCCTTGGCCAATTACTACTTACTAGTATTCTTGCTCATGGGTCTCTTGCTGTTGTAATAAAAACACACACAGACACCACCTTTCTTTCAATTCCCtcatctctctcttcatctttcATTTTCTTCAACCTTCACCATTACCTCCCTCTCTCCCTCCCACTCGAACTCTTTTCTCTGTCTAAGAAAATGAAGTGTtcttattcctcttcatcttcttgcttaaTCTTGCTCTTCTTGacaatgatgattcaatcatctaAAGCCTTTCTACCAGCATTCAGTACTTCTTacaaccaccagcaccaccatcatcaccaccaccctcACCAACGCCATGATGATCACCACCATTACATTGCCAATTCTCACTCATCTTCTCAAGATAAATTGTTCTCTTTATGTCCTCAACTACAAAGAAAACACAACTATTACACATTACCACCACCTCTTCGAAACGGGGACGAAATCGACCCGAGATATGGTGTTGCAAAACGACTTGTCCCAACTGGACCGAATCCTCTCCATAACTGATCATGGTCATCAAGGTTATTTACGTGGGATTCACCCATTTTCGGCAGTTTTTATTTATTCATCATATAGTCTCTTGTTATGTAGCCATATATGTAATTCGCACTATAAAATAAGTAGCTTTTAGGGACAGGCTGTTTTTTCAAAACCGTCCTAAAAAGGGTTATTTGGGACGTTCATGGAGTACTCGTCCCTATTAGTGATCAAATTTTTAAATTAAGGCAATAATATGACCGTCCCTAAAAGAAATTACgaccaaatagtattagtgacggtggaacaggggacggtcAGAAAAACGTCACTAATATCTTCTTGGGACGGATTTAGGCCTCTTGGGACGCTTTTTAACCGTCCCAAGAAGCCTTTTGTTTTGTAGTGTCGGATAGGTTAAAGTTCTTTCTTTGAGTTTTATTTTCTAGGTATCTTTCAAGTTCCATACAtggactatatatatatatgtaaggtCATTTATAAAACATTTCACTTCTAGTTTAAATGTTTAACAGTTTAAGCAACAAAGGTAATGAAAGACATAAGGATGTTATGAAGATCAGTTCAATACTAAAATCAGAGGTTTGATTTTAGTCTTGGTTTGCTCATCAGCAACTATTATGGGTCTTTGTTTTCTATTGGTCGGAGAGAATATGCTGCTAACGAGTTTCAGGTTCAAATCACGGGTTGTAGACGTCTAATGACTTTCTGGCTCCACTAATGAGGCATCTGATCAGCTACTGAAAATTGCTCCAGGAAGTCCATGATTTCCATTAACATTTTTTGAAGCTTAATTACAACATTAATTACAACATACATGTGAGATGAATCATGTAGACATAATATAAATTTCAGTCGAGGGTATCATAGTCTTTTGAGTACTGAGAGCTAGTTTATGAAGCTCCATCCAACTGCAATCAATAGTTTCATGTGTAATTCTCGTGCATTTATTAATACGACTTTGATTATATGTCACTCTTTTTATGCCCCAATTGCATGCCCTTTACTTTATTCCTCTTAAATTTTCCACCTTTTCTCGTCCTTTCTTCTTTAGGTTCGTTTTTGTTTCGGGGACAAAGGCCCTCGAATCCAAATTACTACATGCGGTTTGACAATGGGTTGTACCTGGGGCTGCAAAAAATTACATTGTTTGTAAAATGTTATCACTAGCTCTAAAGTACGAACCCGAAATGCCATCCTAAATCTTCAAGTGCGGTGCAACTCTTACTTGCCAATTATCATGCCGGAAGTCGCCCAACATTGTTCAATCAGATAATAAATATCCAACCAAAATATTTTTAGGACACGCAATGATTTGACGAAAATTTTATGTGGGAGTGGGATCTCACCCAGCATGAGTGATAATAGCAGGAGAAAGACAAGGAAATGTGACATTTTCCTACTCACATCTCTGTGGAAGCGaaagggaaagattccatggccGGATATTGAGTATCCTCTAAATGTAGCCAGATTCTACAACAGCCATGTAGTATTCGCTTTTCATGGCCATGTAGCCAGATTCTACAACAGCCATGTAGTATTCGCTTTTCGCTTTTCATGGCCGGATCAAGGGAAAATGTTCCTCGCAACAATTGAAATCCTAAACCCCTAATCAACCATTATTAACACTTAAACCACAAAACCCATCTTCCTTGAAACGAGCATTATTCGAATGTAACTTCATAGTTCTTATAAGAAATCAGTCTTCTTCACAAACTCAATTGGAAACTTCAAATATATATCAAATTGAAAATACAAATATAaaccaaataataattctttcttTCACTAGTCTCCCAGAAAGTATCCATCCTCTTCTACATTTTATCAGGAATCGGAACCAGTTATTTCTTCACTTAAGGAATATGTAAACATCGTACCAATACCAACCGTATGACCTATTATTATTGCTACTTCTAAGTTAAcagtaaccaaaattgcaaagaaaaaaaagaaaaaaaaatgatttcagTCTAGTGACGTTCGAAAACCAAACGTACTAGTTTTTCCATCACTCAAGAGTTGGATACCTGGTTACAGTGTCAGGGATGCCTGCAGAAGCCGTACatacaggagcttcagatttaaATGCTATACCCCTCTTCCTACCCTGGTTTTGTCACCAATTAACTTCTCGCGATGCTTCTTTTTGTTATTCAAATAATAATCCTGTTTACCTTTGATCAGAAGTATTTTCCCTTCATTTGCACAACATGATAGTGATGGTACTACGCTGCAATCCCTAACCCTAAGTTAATGCTAAATACAAAAATTACACTTTGACCCGTTAGACGCCAGACGCAACAAAGTTCACAACTTTTCAGGCCGGAGGAATTTCCATATGTTAAAGAAATCTTACAGAAAAACAAGCGCCCAATCAAGGTTCACACCCCTATTTCAAAATCAAGAGTTCATCTTACCAACTTGCCAAGTTTAACTTGCAAAAAGCAAAGAGGTAAATAAAAACAGAGACAACAACTTGCACGGGATTTAAAAAAGATGCAACATGGAGTTATAAAAGAAATACTGATAGACTATCAAAGAAGACCGTAGCCTCCTAATTTGTGAAATTGAAAGCCTGAAGGTCGACTATACAAAGATTACAATTGATGAAGAGTGACGGGAAACATCATCAATTAGCATTGTAGATCCAAAACTCAAACATCCAACTAGACCTCAGTATAGCTGGTCAAGTTATCATGACATACACTCTCAGACCTAGTTAGCTAAATTACTTCTCCAACAATTATAAGTTATAACAAGACCAACCACAAATTCCGCAGATAAGAATTTGGTATACACAAAGTCTTGTTTCATACTTAAATCTTGCCCAAAAGCCTTGTCATGCATGATGCAAACACTAAATTTCCGCCCTAATGAAATCTCACTAGAGAAAAACCTCATACAACCATAAGCACATCAAATCTCGCACCTATTTGCCGGCGTAAAGTTGATTCTATCATCTACTGCACAATAGTTTTATACAAAAATGATACTTAATTCTGTAAAGCTTCGAAAACTGGCAAGAACCTGTTAGATGAGACATCATTACATCTATCTGTCTCAGATGATGAAACTTCCATGGGTTAATTCTTATCACCATTGTTAACTTTTATACTGCATAAGCGTTTTTATGATGGATTGGTTTTGACTGTGGCTTAGTAAGAGGGTCATTATATAACTCTACAAGAAAGTTGGCTTTTACTTATAAGATATAAATAGAGTTGCTAAGTTATTATTATCCTGAAATATACCAGAAGAATCCTGTATGGCTGTATCAATGGGCATAATCAGATAAGACTAATAGCATACGAGATGTATCAGAATCATATATAGGTGATTTCATTACTTAAATCCTTAAAATCcctaaaactaatcctaaatgaGAGAATTCTAACACAAACacttaaaccctaaattgaaaatcaatcAACCTCTACAGGATAAGTGAAAATTCAGAATTCCTTCATTATAATTTATGCAATCAAGGATACTTGGAAAAGTAAGTAGACGAATTGAGAAAAAAATCAACATAGATAAGAATTCTATCACAAACCCATTAATCAGAAACTACAAAGTCATCGACCCAAGTCATTAAAATCCAAAATTAACAATTATTTCATAACATTTCAATACTAATTGACACAAACGAAATTGAAGAAACAAAAACAAGTACCAGAGAGATAATCTTGATGATGCTGATCATAAGCTCGGCATTTCCATGACACTCTTTGATTTAGGAGCATACAAAGAGTAAACAATCGATTGTCTTTTAGCTACTTCGAGTTGAGACTTTCCTTCTGAAAACGCGGAAGAAATTGATGAAGGATCTGAAAGGTTCTTATTCTGATGAAATCCATCAATAGTTCTTCTCTTAGCATACTCCCTGATATTATAGTCTGAGAAATTTTTAGATGTTCTTAGCAAAGACCTGAAGAGAGATAGAATTTCGGCTCTAGCTGGTGTTGCCATTATAGAATGGAGATAGGGCGAGAGTGCAACAAATCGTGCCCTAGGTTTTATAGAGCTGCTGAATCGAGAGGGagatgtattttattttattttattttcggaGAGGACCAACGCCACGACTCGAACTACCAACCTCAGATTTTACCTGCCAGCCGAGTTGGTTAGGACTCGGGGGATAAATCCCAGGTTTGTGATGTAAGGCGTGTAGTCAAACCTGGTGCTGTGAACCGGGAAGTGGGTTTGGACTTTGGAGGTGATATGTAAGTCAGAAATTCTTTGCTGTCGATGTACATGAATTATGGAGGGGCTGTTGGATGATGCTAAACGGGTAAATGATCGAATGTGAGAACGAAATTTGAAAAAACTTAGTTGCTTGAAGTTGAAATACCATAGATAACGGGAATTACTAGATCATCGCTGTCACGGTGGGACGGCCGACCGGAGAAAAACGAAACAgcgttgcataacacgttatacaTCCTTTTTCGCTGGAATGTTATTTTTATGGCATATACATCGTTTTCGTTATGCATCTTTTTGTTGGAATGATATTTTTAGGCATATATTTCCTCGGTTTCAGAAGAAAGGATGCTTTCACAGTTTTATTTTTGCCTagaataggccaaattgaaaaagtgaaagtatctgttttcctgaaacggaatgaaagtatcactttttctgaaaccggatgaaaatatcactttttctgaagctgagtaaaagtatcacttttcctaaaacggCGCGAAAATATCAATTTTCCTGAAACGAGGTGAAAAGAAATAGAGGTGAGGAGTGAGGACTATAAAGGAAATGGTTTTTAAGTATAAGGACATACTGATCTTTCAGGTACCCAACCAAAAAAAATCTGGGACACCAAATCCAACATTGTTGTGGCAAATGCGATGCATAGGCTAAAGAAAGTAAACACAGAAGAAAGGGTATTTTTGGAAGTGAAAAAATAACCAGTAAACTTTTGTCACCAACATCAAACAAATCAAAtctttttgtatcaaaaattgaaaaaaatcatgctTCACATTGACACAAAGTCACCACATATAGGGTCCTCCCTCGCTTCGTTCTGTCGACCCTATTAAAACCGGGTCTACATGGGAAATTTGAATAATTTTTGATAAATCATGGATATGACAGTGGGATTGTTCCGGTGGTTTCAGTGTTACCTGCTTGAGTGCTGTATTGAGAGATTACATATCGGGATATGGGTTCATGAACTAGTCAAAGCTAGAGAAAAAGGTTCGGGAATTGAGAGCCACATTTTTCAGAGTAATTCTTCGGTGGATAtgcattcaaaagaaaaaacctattataggggcttCACAtttcaatagaggggcttcactttgATTTCTAGTGACAAAGAAGTTGGCTATGGGAGTCTTGATGCAATAGCCAAATGTCTAAGTTACTCTTTATttaaaataaaaccctaaaaactaaaatcaaaacctaattttgactcaaaaatatgctcttcttctttttctttttcttctaaactTCATCTCCTTCGTCAACCGCAAATCCTTCCCTCTTTTTTTCACTTAAAATAATCTCATTGTCTTCGATTAATCGGGGATTTGAAAAACTTATAATCGTCGTTTGGAATCTCTATAACCATAACCAACTAACTAGATAATATGATTATGAGATATTAGAGTTAAATTGGTTGAAATCAGGGGAAAAACTATTGCTTACCCTTAGGAAACTAAGAACTCCTACCCGtaattgaaaaaaataaagaaacacttgttggaaattttgggtt
Coding sequences within:
- the LOC113273973 gene encoding LYR motif-containing protein 4; this translates as MATPARAEILSLFRSLLRTSKNFSDYNIREYAKRRTIDGFHQNKNLSDPSSISSAFSEGKSQLEVAKRQSIVYSLYAPKSKSVMEMPSL